The genomic interval TCCTCGCCGTCGGGCTCACGGCGACCACGGCCCTGCTCGTGGCGGGCGCTGTGTGGGTGCTCGTGCCGGCCGTGTCCTTCCCGCTCGCGCTCATGGTGGGCGCGATGGTCGCCCCTCCCGATCCGGTCGCGGTCGAGGCCGTCGCCGGCCCCGCGCGGATGCCGCGGCGCCTGTTGTCGATCCTGCAGACCGAGGGCCTGTTCAACGACGCCGTCGCGATCGTGCTGTTCACCTCCGCGCTGAGCGCCCTCACCGGTCCGGACACCCTGGGCGTGGGCCAGGGCGTGGGCCTCGTGCTGAACTTCTTCGTGGGCGCCGCGATCGCCGTCGCGATCGGCCTCGTGATCGGCTTCCTCTACCGCTTCGCCTCCCATCGCGTGACCACGACGGCCGCGCGCACCGCGATGAGCGTCGTCGTCCCCTTCGCCGCCTACATGCTCGCCGAGGAGCTGCACGCCTCCGGGGTGATCGCCGTGGTGGTCACCGCGCTGGAGACCCGTCGCCGCGCCCGCGCGGAGGACTCCGAGGCCCGGATCTCGCGCGCGACCTTCTGGGACGTGGCGAACCTGCTGGTCACCGGCCTCGCCTTCGGCCTGATGGGGATGCAGCTGCGCGACATCGTGGCCAACGAGGGCGCGGACGTGCTCCGCTACCTCCCGGTCGCGGGCGTGGCCTGCGTGATCGTGGTGGCGGTGCGACTGGTGGGCATGCTCCTGATCAAGCCGATCGCCCGCTTCGACGCCGGTGAGAACCTCACGCTCAAGGACTCCACGGTCCTCACCTGGTGCGGCATGCGCGGCCTGGCGACCCTGGCCCTGGCCCTCGCGATCCCCACCTCGGGAGTCTCCGGGTCGGAGGCCGACGCCCGCAACATGATGGTGATCGTGGCCTGCTCGGTGCTGCTGGTGACCCTGGTGCCGACGGGCCTCGTGCTGGGCTGGCTGCTGCGCCTGCTCAAGCTCCAGGACGACGGCACGGTCGCCGACCAGGAGATCGCCGAGCTCACCCACCGTGCGCAGCGCGCCGCGCTGGGCGCGATCCACGAGCGCTTCGAGGAGACCGGCGAGCTCACCGAGGAGCAGATGCGCGCGGTGAAGAAGCGCTTCAAGGGCCTGCGCCAGGAGCTGGACTCCACGACGCAGGCGATGAGCGCGATCAACCCCGACGGCTCCCCGGTCGATCCAGAGGCGCAGAAGGCCCTCGCGGCGCGGCGCAAGAAGATGAAGCGCGGGCGCGAGCTCATGGTCGCCGCGCAGACCGTGGGCCTGGACGCCGCGCGCACCGAGGTGCTCCTGGCGCGCTCGGAGCCCGGCATCGACCCCGAGGCGGCCGATGTGGTGCTGCGCCAGCTGGACCTGCAGATGCTCGCGGCCCCGCCGCGCATGCGCGCCCGCAAGCACTGACGAGCACTGACGAGCACCGAGGTCGGCGGGAGCTTTCCACCCCCGGGGCGGCTGCCTGCCCGACCAGCAGCTGGCAGTCCCCGCTTCGATGTCGCTGGGTGAGGTCTCGAGCCCATATAGGCGTTGAGACCTCACCCAGCGACATCGAAGCTCCGGATGAAGCCGTCGGCCCCAGCCCGGGCCCAGCCCGGCACCGGCCCAGGCCCAGTCGGCACCGGCACCGGCACCGGCCCCGGCCCCGGACGTCAGCCCTCGGCGCCCTCGTGCACTCCCGGCCGGGGGATCGGCCCGAGGTCGCGCAGCTGGGTGACGTGGCGCGGCTCGAGCTCCTCGACCGAGTGCACCTGGAGCAGGCGCATGGTGCGCTGGACCTCGTCGGAGAGGATCTCGATGGTGCGGTCCACGCCCCGCCGGCCGCCGGCCATGAGGCCGTAGAGGTAGGCGCGGCCCACGAGTGTGAAGTCGGCGCCGAGCGCCATCGCGGCGACCACGTCGGCCCCGTTCATGATGCCGGTGTCCACGATGATCTCCGCGTCCGAGCCGACCTCGCGCTTGACCTCGGGCAGCAGGTGGAAGGGCACGGGCGCGCGGTCGAGCTGTCGGCCGCCGTGGTTGGAGAGCACGATCGCGTCGACGCCCAGGTCGGCGAGCTTCCTGGCGTCCTCGACGTTCTGCACGCCCTTGATGGCGATCTTCCCGGGCCACATCTCGCGGATCTCGCGCAGGTCGTCGTAGTCGATCGACGGGTCCATCGCCGAGTCCAGCAGCTCGCCGACGGTGCCTCCCGTGGAGGTGAGCGAGGCGAACTCGAGCTTCGGGGTGGTCAGGAAGTCGATCCACCACCAGGGGCGAGGGATCGCGTTGATGACGACGCCCGGGGTGAGCTGCGGCGGGATCGAGAAGCCGTTCTTCTTGTCGCGCAGACGGGCGCCCGCGATGGGGGTGTCGACGGTGAAGAAGAGGGTGTCGAAGCCGGCCTTCGCGGCCCGCTCGACGAGCCCGTAGGAGATCGACCGGTCCTTCATCACGTACAGCTGGTACCAGTTGCGCCCGTGCGGGTTGGTCGCCTTCACGTCCTCGATCGAGGTGGTGCCCAGTGTGGACAGCGTGAACGGGATCCCGGCGGCGCCCGCGGCGCCCGCACCGGCGATCTCGCCCTCGGTCTGCATGAGCCGGGTGAAGCCCGTGGGGGCGATGCCGAACGGCTGCGCCGAGGACCCGCCGAGGATCTGCACGCTGGTGTCGACGTGGGAGACGTCGGTGAGGATGCCGGGGTGGAACTCGACGTCCTCGAAGGCCTTGCGGGCACGGTTCATCGAGATCTCGCGCTCGGCCGCGCCGTCGGTGTAGTCGAAGGCCGCGGCGGGCGTGCGGCGCTTGGCGATCGCCCGCAGATCGTAGATCGACTGCGCCTTCTCCAGGCGCGTGCCGGTGAAGTCGAGCGAGGGCTTGCGGAACTTCATCAGCTCGAAGATCTCGGCGGGCTTGGGGAACTGGCGGGTGACCATGGGGCCTCCTGTGTGCGGGGTGCGGTGCCGGGGCGTCGCGTGCGGATCATTCCTGGAGCATGGCGCCGAGGACGGCGGCGCATCGCCGTCGGGCGGCCGGGGATCGAGAGGGACCGCGGTGTGGGACACCGTCGGCCGCCCCCTCAGCGTGTCACGAGTTCGAGCACGGGGACCCCGGGCGGGGTGAAGCCGAAGACCTGCCCGTAGAAGGACAGCGAGGACTCGGTCGCCCGGATGATGCTCTCGGCCTTGCGGAAGCCGTGCTGCTCCCCGGCGAACAGGAGGTAGGCGTGCGGGATGCCCTTGGCGGCGAGCGCGTCGCGGAACATCTCGGACTGGCTGGGCGGGACGATGCGGTCCTCGTCCCCCTGCAGCAGCAGCACGGGGCACTCGAGCTCGTCGACGTGGTTGAGCGGGGCGCGCTCCGCGTACAGGTCCTTCCGCTCGGGGTAGGGGCCGACGAGCCCGTCGATGTAGCGGGACTCGAAGTCGTGGGTGTCGCGGATGAAGTTCTCGAGCTCGGCGACCCCGAAGCTCGAGACGCCCGCGGAGAAGGTGCTGGTGCGGGTCAGGCAGGCGAGCGTGGTCCAGCCGCCCGCGCTGCCGCCCTCGATGCCGAGGCGCTGACCGTCGGCCAGCCCCGAGTCGACCAGGTGCTCCATGACGGCGACGGTGTCGGCGACGTCGACCATGCCCCACTGGCCCTTGAGGCGGTCGCGGTAGGCGCGACCGTAGCCGGTGGAGCCGCCGTAGTTGACCTCGACCACGCCGATACCGCGCGAGGTGTAGTAGGCGACCGGGAGGCTGAGCACGGGCGGGACGGCCGACGTGGGTCCGCCGTGCACCCGGGCGATGACGGGCGGGAGCTCCTCGGCCGGGCCCTCGATGCCGCTCTGGCGCGGGGCGAACCAGATCGCGTGGACGGTGCCGCCATCGGGCAGGGGCACCTCGATCTCCTCGGCGCTCGGGAGGACGTCGGGGTCCGGGGCGTCGTCCC from Brachybacterium kimchii carries:
- a CDS encoding alpha-hydroxy acid oxidase — encoded protein: MVTRQFPKPAEIFELMKFRKPSLDFTGTRLEKAQSIYDLRAIAKRRTPAAAFDYTDGAAEREISMNRARKAFEDVEFHPGILTDVSHVDTSVQILGGSSAQPFGIAPTGFTRLMQTEGEIAGAGAAGAAGIPFTLSTLGTTSIEDVKATNPHGRNWYQLYVMKDRSISYGLVERAAKAGFDTLFFTVDTPIAGARLRDKKNGFSIPPQLTPGVVINAIPRPWWWIDFLTTPKLEFASLTSTGGTVGELLDSAMDPSIDYDDLREIREMWPGKIAIKGVQNVEDARKLADLGVDAIVLSNHGGRQLDRAPVPFHLLPEVKREVGSDAEIIVDTGIMNGADVVAAMALGADFTLVGRAYLYGLMAGGRRGVDRTIEILSDEVQRTMRLLQVHSVEELEPRHVTQLRDLGPIPRPGVHEGAEG
- a CDS encoding cation:proton antiporter, encoding MINLALVIGLLAVTVVCVALGERLRLPYPILMLLASSAIACIPGLQHLEIDPDLILPLFLPPLLFATAQKTDWSVFRFRWRTLLFLAVGLTATTALLVAGAVWVLVPAVSFPLALMVGAMVAPPDPVAVEAVAGPARMPRRLLSILQTEGLFNDAVAIVLFTSALSALTGPDTLGVGQGVGLVLNFFVGAAIAVAIGLVIGFLYRFASHRVTTTAARTAMSVVVPFAAYMLAEELHASGVIAVVVTALETRRRARAEDSEARISRATFWDVANLLVTGLAFGLMGMQLRDIVANEGADVLRYLPVAGVACVIVVAVRLVGMLLIKPIARFDAGENLTLKDSTVLTWCGMRGLATLALALAIPTSGVSGSEADARNMMVIVACSVLLVTLVPTGLVLGWLLRLLKLQDDGTVADQEIAELTHRAQRAALGAIHERFEETGELTEEQMRAVKKRFKGLRQELDSTTQAMSAINPDGSPVDPEAQKALAARRKKMKRGRELMVAAQTVGLDAARTEVLLARSEPGIDPEAADVVLRQLDLQMLAAPPRMRARKH